A stretch of Paludisphaera borealis DNA encodes these proteins:
- a CDS encoding polymorphic toxin-type HINT domain-containing protein, translating into MVSVLVLSWALGVTGASEPEAAKPSGPDLIAYESAKATAGRDADAHVALALWCEAHGMPAEKATHLARAVLIDPSHAKARGLLGYVKHEGKWLRPEEVSLAVEESPESQALFREYLGRRTQSRDKADDQYKLAQWCDEHGLAQQATAHYHRVIELDPGRDLAWKHLGFKKVSGQWVKPELLAAQKVEREAQAKSDKFWKPKLEHLKSILSGRDKAKKVEAEKTLAAIVDPRAVPMVWAVFAHGSERWQSVATGIFGRIDAPGASAALAMMAVFSPVANVRSEASQLLTRRDPREFARLLANLLRDEIKYKVKPVEGPGSQGELFVEGKYANVRRVYTPLQSPWEMLMPGDLNGVDANGSAVVYRPLGTTYLGSLMSVDQRSQSNLGPVLDPYFQKLGLSPQQSQTLVHRMETPISGGIAANASSSTSSASTSASSLAGGLTKNGSAAVFPSNIRPVLEDFASIPFQQMIAEAQRSALVARRQLAQDVEQIDSHNAPIRDVNERVAAILTSVSGRDFGDDRDKWMEWVCDVEGYVFPLKIAASAPPTIDEAVPLGYQPQTFPVAVVTRTVGFQVSHSCFAGGTLVRTLRGTRPIEEVMPGDQVLTADTSSGSLQYRPVVRAYRNPPNETYRLDLGKESIVATGIHRFWKAGHGWIMAREIKAGDRLRTIGGAAEVVAVTKDQVQPVFNLQLDGGDDFCVGELGVIAHDNSFVNPVERPFDGVPTLADLGSTHRP; encoded by the coding sequence ATGGTTTCCGTATTGGTCTTGAGCTGGGCGTTGGGCGTTACGGGAGCGTCGGAACCCGAGGCCGCGAAGCCGTCCGGGCCCGACCTGATCGCCTACGAGTCGGCGAAGGCGACCGCCGGCCGCGACGCCGACGCCCACGTCGCGCTGGCCCTCTGGTGCGAGGCCCACGGCATGCCTGCCGAGAAGGCCACGCACCTGGCGCGGGCCGTCCTGATCGATCCGTCCCACGCCAAGGCGCGGGGGCTGCTGGGTTATGTGAAGCATGAAGGCAAGTGGCTGCGGCCCGAGGAGGTCAGCCTCGCCGTCGAGGAATCGCCCGAGAGCCAGGCCCTCTTCCGCGAGTACCTCGGGCGCCGGACCCAGTCGCGCGACAAGGCCGACGACCAGTACAAGCTCGCTCAGTGGTGCGACGAGCACGGCCTGGCGCAGCAGGCGACGGCCCACTACCACCGCGTGATCGAGCTCGACCCCGGACGTGATCTCGCCTGGAAGCATCTCGGCTTCAAGAAGGTTTCCGGCCAATGGGTGAAGCCCGAGCTCCTGGCCGCCCAGAAGGTCGAGCGCGAAGCTCAGGCGAAGTCCGACAAGTTCTGGAAGCCCAAGCTCGAACATCTCAAGTCGATCCTCTCCGGCCGCGACAAGGCGAAGAAGGTCGAGGCCGAGAAGACCCTCGCGGCGATCGTCGACCCCCGCGCCGTCCCCATGGTCTGGGCGGTGTTCGCTCACGGCAGCGAGCGATGGCAGAGTGTCGCGACGGGGATTTTCGGCCGGATCGACGCGCCCGGCGCGTCCGCCGCCCTGGCGATGATGGCGGTGTTCAGCCCCGTCGCGAACGTCCGGTCGGAGGCGTCGCAATTACTCACTCGCCGCGACCCGCGCGAGTTTGCGCGGCTGCTGGCCAACCTGTTGCGCGACGAGATCAAGTACAAGGTCAAGCCGGTCGAAGGACCAGGCTCCCAGGGCGAACTGTTCGTTGAGGGGAAGTACGCCAACGTCAGGCGAGTCTATACGCCGTTGCAAAGTCCCTGGGAGATGCTGATGCCCGGCGATCTGAACGGAGTGGACGCAAATGGATCCGCGGTCGTCTATCGGCCGTTGGGTACGACATATCTCGGATCACTTATGAGCGTCGACCAGAGGTCACAGTCTAATCTGGGGCCGGTGCTCGATCCCTACTTCCAGAAGTTAGGGCTGTCTCCGCAACAGAGCCAGACGCTGGTCCATCGAATGGAAACACCCATCAGCGGCGGGATCGCAGCAAACGCCTCGTCTTCTACCTCATCCGCGAGCACATCGGCCTCCAGCTTGGCCGGCGGATTGACGAAGAACGGATCCGCTGCGGTGTTCCCTTCGAATATAAGACCGGTTCTGGAAGATTTCGCGAGCATTCCCTTTCAGCAGATGATCGCCGAGGCGCAGAGGTCCGCCTTGGTGGCCCGGCGGCAGCTCGCCCAGGACGTCGAGCAGATCGATTCGCACAACGCCCCGATCCGCGACGTCAACGAACGCGTCGCGGCGATTCTCACGAGCGTAAGCGGTCGTGACTTCGGAGACGACCGCGACAAGTGGATGGAATGGGTTTGCGACGTCGAGGGATACGTCTTCCCCTTGAAAATCGCGGCGTCGGCGCCTCCCACGATCGACGAAGCCGTTCCTCTGGGCTATCAGCCCCAGACGTTTCCCGTGGCCGTCGTCACGCGAACCGTGGGATTCCAGGTAAGCCACTCCTGCTTCGCGGGCGGGACGCTGGTCCGTACGTTGCGAGGCACCAGGCCGATCGAGGAGGTCATGCCGGGCGATCAGGTGCTCACGGCGGACACGTCGAGCGGCTCCCTCCAGTATCGGCCGGTCGTCAGGGCTTACCGCAACCCGCCGAACGAGACCTACCGACTCGATCTGGGCAAGGAGTCGATCGTCGCCACCGGCATCCACCGGTTCTGGAAGGCGGGGCATGGCTGGATCATGGCCCGCGAGATCAAGGCGGGGGACCGGCTGCGGACGATCGGCGGGGCCGCCGAGGTGGTCGCCGTGACGAAGGATCAGGTTCAGCCGGTGTTCAACCTCCAGCTCGACGGCGGCGACGACTTCTGCGTCGGCGAGCTCGGGGTGATCGCGCACGACAACAGCTTCGTCAACCCGGTCGAGCGTCCGTTCGACGGCGTCCCGACGCTGGCAGATTTGGGCTCGACGCACAGGCCGTAG
- a CDS encoding efflux RND transporter permease subunit yields the protein MIEAVIEWSIRNRWLVIVAALGLGVAGLYAMLTMPVDAIPDLSENQVIVFTDWMGRSPQEIEDQITYPLSVNLQGLAGVKVVRSSSEFNFSMITIIFSESSDYYFARTRVLERLSIASTFLPSGVTPYLAPDATAVGQIFWYTVEGEGRDQSELRSVQDWYVRYQLNSVAGVAEVASVGGAPKEYQIDLDPNSLRAYGISLGEVYSAVARSNSSVGGRVVHQGNAEYLIRSVGWIRNLDDIRDTVVAERKGTPIYVKNLATVQAGPSFRRSVLEKDGKEVVGGVVLMRYGENPLAVTRAIKEKITALQPGLPEGVRIVPFYDRTPLIHGAIETVRGTVVEELIVCSLAILFVMGHLGGAFIVSITLPLAILFSFLMMRLFGVSSNIMSLSGIAISVGILIDQAVVMTENAAHHLSRHYGRERIKGDITPVVIPACRTVGRPIFFSALITILSFLPVFALSGREGKLFHPLAWTKTFALVGVAILSITLVPALIPIFLKGRIRSEDENWLVRTMIEIFKPMLSWLMDRPKLVIWLFAVIVGFGFVASSRLGREFMPALDEGSILEMPTTVPRASVTQAGDDLRARDALLRGFPEVWQVVGKAGRAETATDPSPLDMIETIINLRDHGLWPRRKLRFEDAQAETEVVLKELESQGLIGPVPADARPDLLAAAAMTVAERVDRALRDTSMLRLGEFRPELGKALVETTLDELLRRLDRSSILRPLEKPERDALVDELTKLQGDHLAVEPLHDDVAATTRAAVDRLVSLKVLTDAPDLLNPRPGAIEEARDALFSALGSPSPDLFAKLTEHVVARHRAGLAARIKTLDWELFDQAAGAAVWAAIEELRQGARDRGLTVPEATSDALQAVRSRLEKPFADGLLLWRKTKDDLVAEMDTAIQMPGWGNIFTQPIIARIEMLSTGVRSPIGVKIFGEDLDQLQAVTQQVAAVVREVRGAANVVPDQITGKGYIEIHIDRAKAARYGVQVGDVQDVVEVAMGGKPLTMTVEKRERYPVRVRYARAYRDDVDALKRILVSAAAPMPAAGEDMSGGRGPAGARASAPLQVPLGQVAEVKVVEGPAMIKSENGRLRSYVQASVRDRDEVGFVEEARLAVAQKVKLPEGVYIEWTGQFEHQLRARRTLLFVFPAVIGVIVLILYMTYKSVLDTLLLMTSVLGALAGGAIFQWLFGFNFSVAVWVGYIACFGMAVETSVVMLVYLREAIDDRGGLGRIGSIAELRAAILEGAVHRLRPKLLTEGAAIISIAPMLWATGPGAEVIRPMAAPVLGGLLIADEVIDVFLPVLYFAVQKGRWRKLNPEAAALDRQPAEPAAS from the coding sequence ATGATCGAAGCCGTCATCGAGTGGTCGATCCGCAACCGCTGGCTGGTGATCGTCGCGGCGCTCGGCCTGGGGGTCGCCGGGCTGTACGCGATGCTCACCATGCCGGTTGACGCGATCCCCGACCTCTCCGAGAACCAGGTGATCGTCTTCACCGACTGGATGGGCCGCAGCCCCCAGGAGATCGAAGACCAGATCACCTATCCGCTGTCGGTCAACCTTCAGGGGTTGGCCGGCGTCAAGGTCGTGCGGTCGTCGAGCGAATTCAACTTCTCGATGATCACGATCATCTTCAGCGAGTCGAGCGACTACTACTTCGCCCGCACCCGGGTGCTCGAACGGCTGTCGATCGCCTCGACGTTTCTGCCCTCGGGAGTGACCCCCTACCTCGCGCCCGACGCGACGGCCGTCGGCCAGATCTTCTGGTACACGGTCGAGGGGGAAGGCCGCGACCAGAGCGAGCTGCGGTCGGTGCAGGACTGGTACGTCCGCTACCAGCTCAACAGCGTCGCGGGCGTCGCCGAGGTCGCCTCGGTGGGCGGCGCTCCCAAGGAGTATCAGATCGATCTCGATCCCAACTCGCTGCGGGCTTATGGAATCAGCCTGGGCGAGGTCTATTCGGCCGTCGCGCGGTCGAACTCGTCGGTCGGCGGGCGGGTCGTCCACCAGGGGAACGCCGAGTACCTGATCCGCTCGGTCGGCTGGATTCGCAACCTCGACGACATCCGCGACACGGTCGTCGCCGAGCGCAAGGGGACGCCGATCTACGTCAAGAACCTGGCGACGGTCCAGGCCGGTCCCTCGTTCCGCCGCAGCGTGCTCGAAAAGGACGGCAAGGAGGTCGTCGGCGGGGTCGTGTTGATGCGGTACGGCGAGAACCCGCTGGCGGTCACGCGGGCGATCAAGGAGAAGATCACCGCGCTTCAGCCGGGGCTTCCCGAGGGCGTCCGGATCGTGCCGTTCTACGACCGCACGCCGCTCATCCACGGCGCGATCGAGACCGTCCGCGGCACGGTGGTCGAGGAGCTGATCGTCTGCTCGCTGGCGATCCTCTTCGTCATGGGACACCTCGGCGGCGCGTTCATCGTGTCGATCACCCTGCCCCTGGCCATTCTCTTCAGCTTCCTGATGATGCGGCTTTTCGGCGTGTCGTCGAACATCATGAGCCTGTCGGGGATCGCCATCAGCGTGGGCATCCTGATCGACCAGGCCGTGGTCATGACCGAGAACGCCGCGCACCACCTCTCCAGGCACTACGGGCGCGAACGAATCAAGGGCGACATCACCCCCGTCGTGATCCCCGCCTGCCGGACGGTCGGCCGGCCGATCTTCTTCTCGGCCCTGATCACGATCCTCTCGTTCCTTCCGGTCTTCGCGCTCTCGGGCCGCGAGGGGAAGCTCTTCCACCCGCTCGCCTGGACCAAGACGTTCGCCCTGGTCGGCGTGGCGATTTTGTCGATCACGCTCGTCCCCGCGCTCATTCCGATCTTCCTCAAGGGGCGGATTCGGTCGGAGGACGAGAACTGGCTGGTCCGGACGATGATCGAGATCTTCAAGCCGATGCTCTCGTGGCTGATGGACCGGCCCAAGCTGGTGATCTGGCTGTTCGCCGTGATCGTCGGATTTGGTTTCGTGGCGTCGTCGCGGCTCGGCCGCGAGTTCATGCCGGCGCTCGACGAGGGGAGCATCCTGGAGATGCCGACCACCGTCCCCCGCGCCAGCGTGACCCAGGCCGGCGACGACCTGCGCGCCCGCGACGCCCTGCTCCGCGGCTTCCCCGAGGTCTGGCAAGTCGTCGGCAAGGCGGGCCGCGCCGAGACCGCCACCGACCCCTCGCCCCTCGACATGATCGAGACCATCATCAACCTCCGTGACCACGGACTCTGGCCCCGGCGCAAGCTCCGGTTCGAGGACGCCCAGGCCGAGACTGAGGTCGTGCTCAAGGAGCTGGAATCGCAAGGCTTGATCGGCCCGGTTCCCGCCGATGCGCGGCCCGATTTGCTCGCCGCCGCCGCCATGACCGTCGCCGAGCGCGTCGACCGGGCGCTTCGCGATACGTCGATGCTCCGCCTGGGCGAGTTCCGGCCCGAGCTGGGCAAGGCGCTTGTGGAGACGACCCTCGACGAGCTGTTGCGCCGGCTTGATCGGTCCTCGATCCTCCGCCCGCTCGAAAAACCCGAGCGCGATGCGCTCGTGGACGAGCTGACCAAGTTGCAAGGCGATCATCTGGCTGTCGAGCCGCTGCACGACGACGTCGCCGCGACGACCCGAGCCGCCGTCGATCGGCTCGTGTCGCTGAAGGTCCTGACCGACGCGCCCGACCTGCTGAATCCCCGACCGGGCGCGATCGAGGAGGCACGCGACGCCCTTTTCTCAGCCCTCGGCTCGCCGAGCCCCGACCTCTTCGCGAAGCTCACGGAACACGTCGTCGCCCGCCATCGCGCCGGGCTGGCCGCGCGGATCAAGACGCTCGACTGGGAGCTGTTCGACCAGGCCGCCGGCGCCGCCGTCTGGGCCGCCATCGAGGAGCTGCGCCAGGGGGCGCGCGATCGTGGACTGACCGTCCCCGAGGCGACGTCCGACGCGCTTCAGGCGGTGCGAAGCCGGCTCGAAAAGCCGTTCGCCGATGGGTTGCTGCTCTGGAGGAAGACCAAGGACGACCTGGTCGCCGAGATGGATACGGCGATCCAGATGCCTGGATGGGGTAACATCTTCACCCAGCCGATCATCGCGCGGATCGAGATGCTTTCGACCGGCGTCCGCTCGCCGATCGGCGTGAAGATCTTCGGCGAGGACCTCGACCAGCTTCAGGCTGTCACGCAGCAGGTCGCGGCGGTGGTCCGCGAGGTCCGGGGGGCGGCCAACGTCGTCCCCGACCAGATCACGGGCAAGGGGTACATCGAGATCCACATCGACCGCGCCAAGGCCGCGCGGTACGGCGTGCAGGTGGGCGACGTTCAGGATGTCGTCGAGGTGGCGATGGGGGGCAAGCCGCTGACGATGACCGTCGAGAAGCGCGAGCGCTACCCGGTCCGCGTCCGCTACGCGCGGGCGTACCGCGACGACGTCGACGCCCTCAAGCGCATCCTCGTCTCCGCCGCCGCTCCGATGCCGGCCGCTGGAGAGGACATGAGCGGCGGCCGGGGGCCGGCCGGCGCGCGGGCGTCGGCGCCGTTGCAGGTCCCGCTCGGGCAGGTCGCCGAGGTCAAGGTGGTGGAGGGGCCGGCGATGATCAAGAGCGAGAACGGCCGGCTGCGGTCGTACGTCCAGGCCAGCGTCCGCGACCGCGACGAGGTCGGGTTCGTCGAGGAGGCCCGGCTCGCGGTCGCGCAGAAGGTCAAGCTGCCGGAGGGGGTCTACATCGAGTGGACGGGGCAGTTCGAGCACCAGCTTCGCGCCCGTCGCACGCTCCTGTTCGTCTTCCCCGCCGTGATCGGCGTCATCGTCTTGATTCTTTATATGACCTATAAAAGCGTGCTCGACACGCTGTTGCTGATGACGAGCGTGCTCGGCGCGCTCGCGGGCGGCGCGATCTTCCAGTGGCTGTTCGGCTTCAACTTCAGCGTGGCGGTCTGGGTCGGCTACATCGCCTGCTTCGGCATGGCGGTCGAGACCAGCGTGGTGATGCTCGTCTATCTCCGCGAGGCGATCGACGACCGCGGCGGCCTCGGCCGGATCGGCTCGATCGCCGAGCTGCGCGCGGCGATCCTCGAAGGCGCGGTGCACCGGTTGCGTCCGAAACTCCTGACCGAAGGGGCGGCGATCATCTCCATCGCCCCGATGCTCTGGGCCACGGGCCCCGGCGCCGAGGTCATCCGCCCCATGGCCGCGCCGGTGCTCGGCGGACTTTTGATCGCCGACGAAGTGATCGACGTCTTCTTGCCCGTCCTCTATTTCGCCGTCCAGAAAGGACGATGGCGCAAGCTCAACCCCGAGGCCGCGGCCCTCGATCGCCAGCCCGCGGAACCGGCCGCTTCGTGA
- a CDS encoding polymorphic toxin-type HINT domain-containing protein: protein MVSALVLGWALGVAGVSEPEAAKPPGPDMAAYEAAKASAGRDADAHVALALWCEAHGMPAEKATHLARAVLIDPSHAKARGLLGYVKHEGKWLRPEEVSRAVEDSPESQALFREYLGRRTQARDKADDQYKLAKWCEEQGLAQQATAHYHRVLELDPGRDSAWKHLGFKKVSGQWVKPEIVAAQKAEREAQAKADKFWKPKLEKLKDALSGRDKAKKAKAEAEKSLAAIVDPRAVPMVWAVFARGDERWQRVAVGVFSQIEGPVASRALAMTAVFSPVANTRSEASQMLTRRDPRDFARLLVGLLGDEIKFKQKKVAGPGSQGELLVEGKEANVKRLYTPLQAPSLESALMPGDQVGVDQNGMTVVNRLVGDLHFGPRVPLEMFINNPQRATSLVSSLVQNGFPDFAYNPPITYLPTADMTPVFQQWGLTSQQSHELASRLPRVKTATAASGLNISPIVQDSVQIPIGRMAAEAQASAEVAQNQLQQDVRQIEMQNAPIREINDRVSTILKAVSGEDHGADRDKWTEWAYDVEGYGAPLKVAASTPPTVVEPVPLDYQPQAFPVFNSTVLGGARVGPSCFAGGTPVRTLQGARPIEEVKLGDQVLTQDTTTGKLAYQPVVSVFHNPPNVTYRIDLGSESVFPTGIHRFWKAGHGWIMARDVKAGDRLRTIGGTVEVVAASKDRVQPVFNLLLAGGDNYCVGGQGVLAHDNGFVNPVERPFDGVPALADLGATRKP from the coding sequence ATGGTTTCCGCCTTGGTCCTGGGTTGGGCGTTGGGAGTGGCGGGCGTGTCGGAACCGGAGGCCGCGAAGCCGCCCGGGCCGGATATGGCGGCCTACGAGGCGGCGAAGGCAAGCGCCGGCCGCGACGCCGACGCGCACGTCGCGCTGGCCCTCTGGTGCGAGGCCCACGGCATGCCCGCCGAGAAGGCCACGCACCTGGCGCGGGCCGTCCTGATCGATCCGTCCCACGCCAAGGCGCGGGGGCTGCTGGGTTATGTGAAGCATGAAGGCAAGTGGCTGCGGCCCGAGGAGGTCAGCCGCGCCGTCGAGGACTCGCCCGAGAGCCAGGCGCTGTTCCGGGAGTATCTCGGGCGTCGCACTCAGGCCCGCGACAAGGCCGACGACCAGTACAAGCTGGCGAAGTGGTGCGAGGAGCAGGGCCTGGCCCAGCAGGCGACGGCCCACTACCACCGCGTGCTGGAACTGGACCCTGGCCGCGACTCGGCCTGGAAGCATCTCGGCTTCAAGAAGGTCTCGGGCCAATGGGTGAAGCCCGAGATCGTGGCCGCCCAGAAGGCCGAGCGCGAAGCTCAGGCGAAGGCCGACAAGTTCTGGAAGCCCAAACTGGAGAAGCTCAAGGACGCGCTCTCGGGCCGCGACAAGGCGAAGAAGGCCAAGGCCGAGGCCGAGAAGTCGCTGGCGGCGATCGTCGATCCCCGCGCCGTGCCGATGGTCTGGGCGGTCTTCGCGCGCGGCGACGAACGTTGGCAACGCGTCGCGGTGGGAGTCTTCAGCCAGATCGAGGGGCCCGTGGCGTCCCGAGCCCTGGCGATGACAGCGGTGTTCAGCCCTGTGGCGAACACCCGATCGGAAGCGTCGCAAATGCTCACGCGTCGCGACCCTCGGGACTTCGCTCGGCTTCTGGTCGGCCTCCTGGGCGACGAGATCAAGTTCAAGCAGAAGAAAGTAGCCGGACCCGGCTCCCAGGGCGAGTTGCTCGTCGAAGGGAAGGAGGCGAACGTCAAGCGCCTCTACACGCCGTTGCAGGCTCCCAGCTTGGAGTCCGCTCTCATGCCCGGCGACCAGGTCGGCGTGGATCAAAATGGCATGACGGTCGTGAATCGGCTCGTAGGCGATCTCCATTTCGGTCCGAGGGTGCCCCTCGAGATGTTCATCAACAACCCGCAGCGAGCCACATCTCTCGTGTCGTCACTGGTGCAAAACGGCTTCCCTGACTTTGCTTACAACCCACCCATCACGTATCTGCCGACCGCGGATATGACCCCTGTGTTCCAACAGTGGGGGCTGACTTCGCAGCAGAGCCATGAACTCGCAAGCCGACTTCCGCGCGTAAAAACGGCGACGGCCGCCTCAGGACTGAATATCTCGCCGATCGTGCAGGATTCCGTACAGATACCGATCGGTCGGATGGCCGCCGAGGCGCAAGCCTCCGCCGAGGTCGCCCAGAATCAGCTCCAGCAGGACGTCCGGCAGATCGAAATGCAGAACGCGCCGATTCGTGAGATCAACGATCGCGTCTCGACGATCCTCAAGGCGGTCAGTGGGGAGGATCATGGAGCCGACCGCGACAAGTGGACCGAGTGGGCCTACGACGTCGAGGGCTACGGCGCTCCTCTGAAGGTTGCGGCCTCGACGCCGCCCACTGTCGTGGAGCCTGTTCCCCTGGATTATCAGCCCCAGGCGTTCCCGGTCTTCAATTCAACCGTCCTGGGGGGGGCACGCGTCGGCCCCTCCTGCTTCGCGGGCGGGACGCCGGTCCGTACGCTGCAAGGCGCCCGGCCGATCGAGGAGGTGAAGCTCGGCGATCAGGTGCTCACACAGGACACCACGACCGGCAAGCTGGCTTACCAGCCGGTCGTATCGGTGTTCCACAACCCGCCCAACGTGACGTACCGGATCGATCTGGGGAGCGAGTCGGTCTTCCCCACCGGCATCCACCGGTTCTGGAAGGCGGGACACGGCTGGATCATGGCCCGTGACGTCAAGGCGGGAGACCGGCTGCGGACGATCGGCGGCACGGTCGAGGTGGTCGCCGCGTCGAAGGATCGCGTCCAGCCGGTGTTCAACCTGCTGCTGGCCGGAGGCGACAACTACTGCGTCGGCGGTCAAGGCGTGCTCGCGCACGACAACGGATTCGTCAACCCCGTCGAGCGCCCGTTCGACGGCGTCCCGGCGCTGGCCGATCTGGGCGCGACCCGCAAGCCATAA
- a CDS encoding efflux RND transporter periplasmic adaptor subunit, whose protein sequence is MSASSNDRANAHSEGAPPTRWEKVRLVIKVVELRLRFVALMAVTGLTFAYWDELWNYYDKWTRPAAERVVADAEHEHEYYCPMHPSVVQAEPGNCPICGMPLSKRKRGRAEALPKGVVARLQLSPMRVAQAGIRTAEIGYEPLAETVSTVGFVAFDERNLKRISSRTKGLARVEKLMVDFTGTRVTAGQPLAELYSPELYQALRELLLARRTAAETEGLRASLGRNALGDRGDFLTMSREKLALWGVAPEQVEEILASGKADYRLPILAPIGGVVVRKNVVEGQYVSEGDALFEVADLSRVWVQAQIYEDQIDRVRIGQEVQATVEAFPGERFTGKVAFIDPALDPTTRTVNVRYDLPNPDGRLRPGMYATVTFRTPVAETPLYKQRIAKADAPRPRMKITRASLTVDEQKTCPVTRAKLGSMGAPIPVAVKDRKVWVCCDSCTAKLASQPTRYLDDEAPAPAGSVVSVPESAVVDDGARQVVYVETDPGVFEGRVVVLGHRVGDRYPVVSGLEPGDRVAAAGSFLIDAESRLTAGGSTAHAHPTTEPSEPAHGEHRR, encoded by the coding sequence ATGTCGGCGTCGTCGAACGATCGAGCGAACGCCCATTCCGAGGGTGCCCCGCCCACGCGCTGGGAGAAGGTTCGACTGGTGATCAAGGTCGTCGAGCTGCGGCTGCGGTTCGTCGCTCTGATGGCCGTCACCGGGCTGACGTTCGCCTACTGGGACGAGTTGTGGAACTACTATGACAAGTGGACCCGGCCGGCCGCCGAGCGGGTCGTCGCGGACGCCGAGCACGAGCACGAATACTACTGCCCGATGCACCCGAGCGTCGTCCAGGCCGAGCCGGGCAACTGCCCGATCTGCGGGATGCCGCTGTCGAAGCGCAAGAGAGGCCGCGCCGAGGCGCTTCCCAAGGGGGTCGTCGCGCGGCTTCAGCTCTCCCCCATGCGGGTGGCGCAGGCGGGGATTCGGACGGCCGAGATCGGCTACGAGCCGCTGGCTGAGACGGTCTCGACGGTCGGCTTCGTGGCGTTCGACGAGCGGAACCTGAAGCGGATCTCGTCGCGGACCAAGGGCCTGGCGCGGGTCGAGAAGCTGATGGTCGACTTCACCGGGACGCGCGTGACCGCCGGCCAACCCCTGGCCGAGCTGTACAGCCCCGAGCTTTACCAGGCGCTTCGCGAGCTGCTTTTGGCCCGCCGGACGGCCGCCGAGACCGAGGGCCTGCGCGCCTCGCTCGGCCGCAACGCACTCGGCGACCGCGGCGACTTCTTGACGATGAGTCGCGAGAAGCTGGCCCTGTGGGGCGTCGCGCCCGAGCAGGTCGAGGAGATCCTGGCCTCGGGCAAGGCCGATTACCGGCTGCCGATCCTTGCGCCCATCGGCGGCGTGGTGGTCCGCAAGAACGTGGTCGAGGGCCAGTACGTCTCCGAGGGGGACGCCCTGTTCGAGGTCGCCGACCTGAGCCGGGTCTGGGTTCAAGCTCAGATTTATGAAGACCAGATCGACCGGGTGCGGATCGGCCAGGAGGTTCAGGCGACGGTCGAGGCGTTCCCCGGCGAGCGGTTCACTGGCAAGGTCGCCTTCATCGACCCCGCGCTCGATCCGACGACCCGGACGGTGAACGTCCGCTACGACTTGCCCAACCCCGACGGCCGGCTGCGGCCGGGCATGTACGCCACGGTGACGTTCCGCACGCCCGTCGCCGAAACGCCGCTGTACAAGCAGCGGATCGCCAAGGCCGACGCCCCGCGACCGCGCATGAAGATCACCCGGGCCAGCCTGACCGTCGACGAGCAGAAGACCTGCCCGGTCACGCGCGCCAAGCTCGGTTCGATGGGCGCCCCGATCCCCGTCGCGGTCAAGGATCGCAAGGTCTGGGTCTGCTGCGACAGTTGCACGGCCAAGCTCGCCTCGCAGCCGACCCGTTATCTCGACGACGAAGCCCCCGCGCCGGCGGGCTCGGTGGTCAGCGTCCCTGAGTCGGCGGTCGTCGACGACGGCGCCCGCCAGGTCGTCTACGTCGAGACCGACCCCGGCGTCTTCGAGGGCCGCGTGGTCGTTCTGGGACACCGCGTCGGTGATCGTTACCCGGTCGTCTCCGGCCTTGAACCGGGCGACCGCGTCGCGGCGGCGGGCTCGTTCTTGATCGACGCCGAGAGCCGGCTCACCGCCGGCGGCTCGACGGCTCATGCGCACCCGACGACCGAGCCGTCCGAGCCGGCGCACGGAGAGCACCGGCGATGA